A portion of the Mesobacillus sp. AQ2 genome contains these proteins:
- a CDS encoding DEAD/DEAH box helicase, whose protein sequence is MSETKFTRYELKPFIIDAINKLGFYEPTEIQERLIPTVLKGDSAIGQSQTGTGKTHAYVLPIMDKLDPSRNEVQAVITAPTRELANQIYHEVLKIAEHAPEGEQITARCYIGGTDKQRTIEKLKTQPQIVIGTPGRINDLVKENALFVHTANTLVIDEADLMLDMGFIEDIDQFASRMPEKLQMLVFSATIPEKLKPFLKKYMENPKYVQIDPNQATAAKIEHILLPSRHRDKIGLVHSALLAFNPYLGIVFANTKKKADEIADGLIQKGMKVGRIHGDLSPRERKRVMKQIKDLEFQYLVATDLAARGIDIEGISHVINYELPTDLDFYIHRVGRTARAGSSGVALTIYEQSDEDALVRLEKMGITFKHIDLKKGEFTEIEERNRRQNRKKKETAGEAKAKTLVSKPKRVKPGYKKKMKYEMDKIKKRENRIQKRNK, encoded by the coding sequence ATGAGTGAAACGAAATTTACACGTTATGAACTGAAGCCGTTCATTATAGATGCAATCAATAAATTAGGCTTTTACGAGCCGACTGAGATTCAGGAACGTCTGATCCCGACTGTGCTGAAAGGTGACAGCGCGATCGGTCAATCACAGACAGGGACGGGAAAGACGCATGCCTATGTCCTGCCGATCATGGACAAGCTTGATCCTTCGCGCAATGAAGTACAGGCAGTCATCACGGCACCGACTCGTGAACTTGCCAACCAGATTTATCATGAAGTCCTTAAAATAGCTGAACATGCTCCGGAGGGAGAGCAGATCACTGCCCGCTGCTATATTGGCGGAACGGATAAGCAAAGAACCATCGAGAAGCTGAAGACCCAGCCGCAAATCGTGATTGGCACGCCAGGCAGGATCAACGACCTCGTGAAGGAAAACGCTTTGTTTGTGCATACAGCCAATACCCTCGTTATTGATGAGGCAGATTTGATGCTCGATATGGGATTCATCGAGGACATCGACCAATTTGCATCCCGCATGCCGGAAAAGCTTCAGATGCTCGTATTCTCGGCTACCATTCCTGAAAAACTTAAACCGTTTTTGAAAAAGTACATGGAAAACCCTAAATACGTCCAGATCGATCCTAACCAAGCTACAGCGGCGAAGATAGAACACATTCTCCTTCCTTCAAGGCACCGGGATAAAATTGGCCTTGTGCACTCTGCATTGCTGGCATTCAATCCATATTTGGGGATTGTATTCGCGAATACAAAGAAAAAAGCGGATGAAATTGCGGATGGTCTGATTCAAAAGGGCATGAAGGTCGGCAGGATCCATGGTGATCTCAGTCCGAGGGAACGTAAACGGGTCATGAAGCAAATCAAGGACCTTGAGTTCCAGTACCTGGTTGCGACAGACCTCGCTGCAAGAGGAATCGACATCGAGGGCATCAGCCATGTCATCAACTACGAGCTGCCAACGGACCTTGATTTTTATATCCACAGGGTCGGAAGGACTGCGCGTGCCGGGTCATCAGGGGTTGCATTGACAATCTACGAGCAGAGCGATGAAGATGCACTGGTTCGCCTGGAAAAGATGGGCATCACTTTCAAACACATCGACTTGAAAAAAGGTGAATTTACCGAAATAGAAGAGCGAAACAGAAGACAGAACCGCAAGAAGAAGGAAACAGCAGGCGAGGCGAAGGCAAAGACGCTTGTCTCCAAGCCTAAAAGGGTAAAACCAGGCTATAAAAAGAAGATGAAATATGAAATGGATAAAATCAAAAAACGCGAAAACCGTATCCAGAAGAGAAATAAATAA
- a CDS encoding Fur family transcriptional regulator, producing MNVNEAMNLLKEQGYKHTGKREDMLQLFSEHDKYLTARDVLEQMKENYPGLSFDTIYRNLSVFVELGILEMTELSGEKHFRFTCSHKEHHHHFICLDCGKTKEIETCPMRNIESSFKGYDISGHKFEIYGRCPDCIH from the coding sequence ATGAATGTGAATGAAGCAATGAACCTGCTGAAGGAACAGGGGTATAAACATACAGGTAAGCGTGAGGACATGCTCCAGCTATTTTCCGAACATGATAAATATTTGACGGCACGTGATGTCCTTGAGCAAATGAAGGAGAATTACCCTGGGTTGTCGTTTGATACGATCTATCGTAATTTAAGTGTGTTTGTAGAGCTGGGGATTCTGGAGATGACTGAGCTGTCAGGAGAAAAACATTTCCGTTTTACCTGTTCACATAAAGAGCATCATCACCATTTCATCTGCCTTGACTGCGGAAAGACAAAAGAGATTGAGACCTGCCCAATGAGGAATATCGAATCAAGCTTTAAGGGCTATGATATTTCGGGCCATAAGTTTGAAATATACGGAAGATGCCCTGATTGCATACACTAG
- a CDS encoding DUF308 domain-containing protein — MADQERKQIGTEYITEPKQDVITIRDARDEIYQEETATELYTPERDEHYQEMTAIAGPGRDEHYQEMTAIAGSDRDDHYQEMTAIAVPVREEHYREETAAEIAAPAPPAIRRRSEEESTTGGRGLAYSALALSILSLFILPVLFGAAGIVLGFMARRRGSAIGSWAIGIGIISILVGIFILPFF, encoded by the coding sequence GTGGCAGACCAAGAGCGAAAACAGATTGGTACCGAATATATTACTGAACCTAAGCAGGATGTCATTACTATAAGGGATGCGCGTGACGAGATCTACCAGGAGGAAACAGCAACAGAGCTGTATACTCCTGAACGTGATGAGCATTATCAGGAAATGACGGCAATCGCCGGACCTGGACGTGATGAGCACTACCAGGAAATGACGGCTATCGCCGGAAGTGATCGTGATGATCACTATCAGGAGATGACAGCGATTGCGGTGCCTGTTCGTGAAGAACATTATCGTGAGGAGACAGCGGCTGAAATTGCTGCTCCTGCACCCCCTGCGATCAGAAGAAGGTCAGAAGAAGAAAGTACAACTGGAGGACGGGGGCTTGCATACTCGGCTCTTGCCCTATCGATCTTGTCGCTGTTTATTTTGCCTGTTCTTTTCGGAGCAGCTGGAATTGTCCTTGGCTTCATGGCCCGCCGTCGGGGTTCCGCTATCGGCAGCTGGGCGATTGGAATAGGGATAATCTCCATTCTGGTCGGCATCTTTATTCTTCCGTTCTTTTGA
- a CDS encoding deoxyribonuclease IV codes for MLIGSHVSMSGKKMLLAASEEAVSYGANTFMIYTGAPQNTRRKKIEDLNIEAGRLHMEQNGISEIVVHAPYIINIGNTQNPDTFDLGVRFLRSEIDRTEAIGAKQIVLHPGAHVGAGSDKGIEKIIEGLNEVLSAEDKVQIALETMAGKGSECGKSFEELAMIIDGVKYNDKLSVCFDTCHTHDAGYRIVEDFDGVLNEFDKIIGLDRLKVMHINDSKNEFGTRKDRHENIGFGHIGFEALNYIVHHPQLTQIPKILETPFVGPDKNNKKAPYKHEIAMLKNKKFEENLLDTIMND; via the coding sequence ATGTTAATTGGCTCACATGTTTCAATGAGCGGCAAGAAAATGCTGCTAGCAGCGAGCGAAGAAGCTGTCTCATATGGTGCAAATACTTTCATGATCTATACTGGAGCACCTCAGAATACTAGAAGGAAGAAAATCGAGGACCTGAATATTGAAGCAGGGCGCCTGCATATGGAGCAAAATGGCATCAGCGAGATTGTTGTCCATGCTCCATATATCATCAATATCGGGAACACCCAGAATCCTGACACCTTCGATTTGGGAGTCAGGTTTTTGCGGAGTGAAATCGACAGGACTGAAGCCATTGGAGCGAAGCAAATTGTGCTGCATCCAGGTGCACACGTAGGTGCAGGTTCAGACAAAGGAATCGAGAAAATCATTGAAGGCCTGAACGAGGTCCTTAGCGCAGAAGACAAAGTCCAAATCGCTCTGGAAACCATGGCCGGAAAAGGATCAGAATGCGGGAAGTCTTTTGAGGAGCTTGCGATGATCATCGACGGTGTCAAATACAATGACAAGCTTTCTGTCTGCTTTGATACCTGCCATACCCATGACGCAGGTTATCGAATCGTCGAGGATTTCGATGGCGTGCTGAACGAATTCGATAAAATCATCGGACTCGACAGGCTTAAAGTCATGCACATCAATGACAGCAAAAATGAGTTCGGGACAAGGAAAGACCGCCATGAAAATATCGGTTTCGGCCATATCGGCTTTGAAGCATTAAACTACATCGTCCATCACCCGCAACTGACGCAAATACCAAAAATCCTTGAAACCCCATTTGTCGGTCCTGACAAGAATAATAAAAAAGCGCCATACAAACATGAAATCGCGATGCTGAAAAACAAGAAATTCGAAGAAAACCTGCTAGACACAATCATGAATGACTAA
- the ispG gene encoding flavodoxin-dependent (E)-4-hydroxy-3-methylbut-2-enyl-diphosphate synthase yields MIHRTKTRPIKVGNLTIGGNNEVVIQSMTTTKTHDVEATVAEIKRLEEAGCQIVRVACPDERAANAISEIKKRINIPLVVDIHFDYRLALKAIEGGADKIRINPGNIGKREKVEAVVKAAKEKGIPIRIGVNAGSLERRILEKYGYPTADGMVESALHHIKILEDLDFHNIIVSMKASDVNLAIEAYEKAAKAFDYPLHLGITESGTLFAGTVKSAAGLGAILSKGIGNTVRVSLSADPVEEVKVARELLKSFGLAANAATLISCPTCGRIEIDLISIANEVEEYISKIKAPIKVAVLGCAVNGPGEAREADIGIAGARGEGLLFRKGEIVRKVPEETMVEELKKEIDKIAEEKLQEAALQK; encoded by the coding sequence ATCATACATCGTACTAAAACCCGCCCGATAAAGGTTGGGAATTTAACAATTGGCGGTAACAATGAAGTTGTCATCCAGAGTATGACAACTACCAAGACACATGATGTCGAAGCGACTGTTGCCGAGATTAAACGCCTTGAAGAAGCAGGCTGCCAGATTGTCCGGGTTGCATGTCCGGATGAAAGAGCAGCTAATGCGATTTCTGAAATAAAAAAACGAATCAATATACCTTTGGTAGTTGATATCCACTTTGATTACCGCCTGGCGCTTAAAGCAATCGAAGGGGGAGCTGATAAGATCAGGATCAATCCCGGGAATATCGGCAAGCGCGAAAAGGTAGAAGCTGTTGTAAAGGCAGCAAAAGAGAAGGGTATCCCTATTAGAATCGGTGTAAATGCCGGATCACTAGAGAGACGAATCCTCGAAAAATACGGTTACCCTACTGCAGATGGCATGGTGGAAAGTGCTTTGCACCACATCAAAATCCTTGAGGATCTTGATTTCCACAATATCATTGTTTCCATGAAGGCTTCAGACGTGAACCTTGCAATTGAAGCATATGAGAAAGCAGCAAAGGCCTTCGATTATCCGCTGCACCTTGGAATCACCGAATCAGGAACTTTATTTGCCGGAACTGTAAAAAGTGCCGCTGGCCTTGGGGCGATCCTTAGCAAAGGAATCGGGAACACGGTTAGGGTGTCACTAAGTGCAGACCCGGTAGAGGAGGTAAAGGTAGCAAGAGAGCTGTTAAAATCTTTCGGCCTGGCTGCCAATGCCGCAACATTGATTTCGTGCCCAACGTGTGGACGAATCGAGATCGATTTGATCAGCATCGCCAATGAGGTGGAAGAATATATCTCAAAGATCAAAGCACCGATCAAAGTGGCCGTGCTCGGCTGCGCTGTAAACGGTCCTGGTGAGGCACGGGAAGCCGACATCGGTATTGCCGGCGCCAGAGGGGAAGGACTGCTTTTCCGCAAAGGAGAAATTGTCCGTAAAGTACCTGAAGAAACAATGGTAGAAGAATTAAAGAAAGAAATCGATAAAATCGCCGAGGAGAAGCTTCAGGAAGCTGCCCTCCAAAAATAA
- the vrrA gene encoding VrrA/YqfQ family protein: MLQGPHMNPRGMPNRFQGPRMMGGPGMGQRQMYSNPFAQGPMMPPGQMPRMGGRNMRSSQGGGLLSKILGRGTGQQNGPAGFLTGANTATRGAGSGGGILKSLADPSALSGFLTNTQKVLGTAQQFGPMIQQYGPLVRNLPSMWKLYRGLKDLPDADEQTTEAETNQPEKNKNENKSKSKSKNKKKPVKAENTAVSDKPAQKQNGASTPKLFI, translated from the coding sequence ATGCTACAAGGACCCCATATGAATCCACGCGGAATGCCGAATCGCTTTCAAGGCCCCCGCATGATGGGAGGGCCGGGGATGGGCCAGCGTCAGATGTATTCCAATCCATTCGCCCAAGGCCCAATGATGCCGCCAGGCCAGATGCCGCGAATGGGGGGCAGGAATATGCGCTCAAGCCAGGGAGGCGGACTGCTCTCGAAGATATTGGGAAGAGGCACCGGCCAGCAAAATGGTCCAGCAGGTTTCTTAACTGGAGCCAATACAGCGACACGGGGAGCCGGCTCAGGCGGCGGAATCCTTAAATCACTCGCTGACCCATCCGCACTGAGCGGGTTTCTTACAAACACGCAAAAGGTATTAGGCACGGCACAGCAGTTCGGTCCGATGATCCAGCAATATGGTCCGCTTGTCCGCAATCTGCCATCGATGTGGAAACTTTATCGAGGATTGAAGGATCTTCCGGATGCAGATGAACAAACAACTGAAGCGGAGACAAATCAGCCAGAAAAGAACAAGAACGAAAACAAGAGTAAGAGCAAGAGTAAGAACAAGAAGAAGCCAGTGAAAGCCGAAAACACAGCTGTATCAGACAAACCAGCCCAAAAGCAGAACGGGGCATCAACACCAAAACTTTTCATTTAG
- a CDS encoding metal ABC transporter permease: protein MISGLMQYEFLQNAFLTGMIIGVIAPLLGVFIVVRRLSLIADALSHVTLAGIAASLLLEKKFMVFSGLNPLYMGMAFSVGGSLFIEKLRTVYKHYQELAIPIILSGGIGLGVIFISLADGFNTDLFSYLFGSVSAVSRADLWTILIISILVIALVALLYKELFLLSFDEEYARATGIAAKSLHFIFIVMVALVIAASMRIVGILLVSSLMTLPVAASIRFAKGFKQTIFFSILFGEISVLGGLFLSYYMDLAPGGTIVMIAVFILVLAIWLKKRSATRSI from the coding sequence ATGATTAGTGGACTGATGCAATACGAGTTTTTGCAGAATGCCTTTTTGACCGGCATGATCATTGGTGTGATCGCTCCCCTTCTCGGCGTTTTCATTGTTGTAAGAAGGCTTTCCCTTATAGCTGATGCCCTTAGCCATGTTACCTTGGCGGGAATCGCAGCAAGCCTGCTGCTTGAGAAAAAGTTCATGGTTTTCAGCGGCCTAAATCCGCTTTACATGGGGATGGCTTTTTCGGTTGGCGGATCGCTGTTCATTGAAAAACTCCGCACAGTTTATAAGCATTATCAGGAACTGGCAATTCCGATTATCCTTTCGGGTGGAATTGGACTCGGCGTTATTTTTATTTCACTTGCCGACGGCTTCAATACAGATTTGTTCAGTTATTTATTTGGAAGCGTCAGCGCTGTAAGCAGAGCGGATTTATGGACCATCCTGATTATTAGTATCCTGGTGATCGCACTCGTTGCTTTGCTGTACAAAGAACTGTTTCTGTTATCATTTGATGAAGAATATGCTAGGGCAACCGGAATTGCTGCAAAGTCATTGCACTTTATTTTCATCGTCATGGTGGCACTGGTGATTGCAGCTTCCATGAGGATCGTTGGCATCCTGCTTGTTTCGTCCCTTATGACTTTGCCGGTGGCAGCAAGCATCCGGTTCGCCAAAGGATTCAAGCAGACGATTTTCTTCTCCATCCTGTTCGGTGAAATTTCGGTGCTGGGGGGCTTATTCCTGTCATACTACATGGATCTCGCTCCCGGCGGAACCATTGTCATGATTGCTGTATTCATCCTTGTGCTGGCTATCTGGCTAAAAAAACGCAGTGCAACAAGATCCATTTAA
- a CDS encoding metal ABC transporter ATP-binding protein, with protein sequence MDTNDYIVQVQDVYYRYDKENVLENINLSILRGSFLAIVGPNGSGKSTLLKLMLGLIKPQTGTIRLFGQDINKFREQHKIGFVSQKANSFNTGFPATVFEVVASGLTKKLGLFHFLKKTDHAKIKLAIESVGMGKFLDRNIGELSGGQQQRVFIARALVSEPELLILDEPTVGVDVQNVNSFYEMLETLNKEKGITLLLVTHDIGTISEKVTNVACLNKNMHFHGSAEEFEQLKLNDVSEIYGHDVHVLTHDHDHHHGGGHHHD encoded by the coding sequence GTGGATACGAATGATTACATCGTCCAGGTACAGGATGTTTATTACCGATACGATAAAGAAAATGTACTTGAAAATATAAATCTGTCTATTCTTCGAGGGAGCTTTTTGGCAATCGTTGGTCCTAATGGATCTGGAAAGTCGACGCTGCTGAAGCTGATGCTTGGTCTCATCAAGCCACAAACAGGCACTATCCGACTGTTTGGACAGGATATCAATAAGTTTAGGGAGCAGCATAAAATCGGGTTTGTGTCGCAAAAGGCCAATTCCTTCAACACGGGCTTCCCTGCTACTGTTTTTGAGGTGGTGGCCAGCGGGTTGACGAAAAAACTCGGGCTGTTCCATTTTTTAAAGAAGACAGACCATGCAAAGATTAAACTGGCGATTGAATCTGTCGGGATGGGAAAATTCCTGGACAGGAATATCGGTGAGCTATCCGGGGGCCAGCAGCAAAGAGTGTTCATTGCCAGGGCACTTGTGAGCGAACCTGAATTGCTGATTCTGGATGAGCCGACGGTCGGTGTCGACGTGCAGAATGTAAACTCCTTTTATGAAATGCTCGAAACACTTAACAAAGAGAAGGGAATTACTTTGCTTCTGGTGACACATGATATCGGCACGATTTCCGAAAAAGTCACAAATGTAGCATGCTTGAATAAAAATATGCATTTCCATGGAAGTGCCGAGGAATTCGAACAATTGAAGCTGAATGATGTATCAGAAATATATGGGCATGATGTGCATGTTTTGACTCATGACCATGATCATCATCACGGGGGAGGCCACCATCATGATTAG
- a CDS encoding DUF2624 domain-containing protein has protein sequence MAIFENIINHKISSITADELLRYASQFNISITEAQADKIARYLRGKKVNIFNDSERTALIKQIARITNPETAREVNKLFVKFTK, from the coding sequence TTGGCTATTTTTGAAAATATCATTAACCATAAAATAAGCAGCATAACGGCGGATGAGCTGCTGAGATACGCCTCTCAATTCAATATATCCATAACAGAGGCACAAGCAGATAAGATCGCCAGATACTTACGCGGTAAAAAGGTCAATATCTTTAATGATTCAGAAAGAACGGCACTCATTAAGCAAATTGCCAGAATCACCAACCCGGAAACCGCAAGGGAAGTCAATAAATTGTTTGTGAAATTCACGAAATAG
- a CDS encoding Na/Pi cotransporter family protein, translating into MELNLQEMLFEFFGGLGIFLYGIKFMGDGLQKSAGDRLRDVLDKFTTNPVMGVLAGLIVTVLVQSSSATTVITVGLVSAGFMTLRQAIGVIMGANIGTTITAFIIGIDVGEYALPIIAVGSILLFFFKSKKVHNIGQIVFGFGALFYGLELMSGGMKPLRSLESFHDLTVELSSNPFLGVVIGTLFTVIVQSSSATIGILQGLHAENLINLQGALPVLFGDNVGTTITAVLAAIGTSVAAKRAAATHVLFNLIGTTLFLILLKPFTLLIEMLRDQLSLNPEMTIAFAHGIFNSTNTIIQLPFIAVLAFIVTKLIPGEDSIVDYKAQHLDPVFIEQSPSIALGQAKEEVLRMGKFALKGLEETNEFLKTKNTKHSGNAYQLEEAINNLDRKITDYLVDLATSSLSEHESEEHSMLIDTVRDIERIGDHFENIIELIEYQQANKVRMTDTAMDDLETMFNLTVSTVEEALQALDQKNLDAARAVVTKEDEIDGMERRLRKQHIMRMNEGQCSGQAGIVFVDIISNLERIGDHAVNIAEYVLGEQK; encoded by the coding sequence ATGGAATTGAATTTACAAGAAATGCTGTTTGAATTCTTTGGGGGTCTTGGAATTTTCTTATACGGCATTAAATTCATGGGAGATGGGCTGCAAAAATCAGCAGGGGATCGACTAAGGGATGTCCTGGACAAGTTCACGACCAACCCGGTAATGGGTGTACTGGCTGGTCTGATTGTTACGGTTTTAGTACAGAGCAGTTCAGCGACCACAGTTATTACGGTTGGACTGGTAAGTGCCGGTTTCATGACATTGCGCCAGGCAATTGGAGTCATCATGGGTGCGAACATTGGTACGACAATCACTGCATTTATCATCGGAATTGACGTAGGTGAATATGCGCTTCCAATCATTGCCGTTGGTTCAATACTTTTATTCTTCTTTAAAAGTAAAAAAGTCCATAACATCGGACAGATTGTTTTTGGATTCGGTGCGTTATTCTATGGATTGGAACTGATGAGTGGAGGAATGAAGCCTTTAAGGAGTCTTGAATCATTCCACGACTTGACTGTGGAATTAAGCTCAAATCCATTCCTTGGGGTTGTAATTGGTACTTTATTCACAGTGATTGTTCAGAGTTCGAGTGCGACGATCGGTATTCTTCAAGGTTTGCACGCTGAGAATCTGATCAATCTTCAGGGAGCTCTCCCTGTATTATTTGGTGATAATGTTGGGACAACCATTACAGCTGTGCTTGCTGCCATCGGTACTTCGGTTGCGGCAAAAAGAGCTGCTGCTACCCATGTATTATTCAATTTGATAGGTACAACGCTGTTTTTAATATTATTGAAGCCATTCACACTTTTAATAGAAATGCTCAGGGATCAACTTTCTCTTAACCCTGAAATGACAATAGCTTTTGCTCACGGTATTTTCAACTCAACGAATACGATAATTCAATTGCCATTTATTGCGGTTTTGGCTTTCATTGTGACAAAGCTGATTCCGGGAGAAGACTCAATTGTCGACTACAAGGCACAGCATCTTGATCCGGTATTCATCGAGCAATCACCGTCTATCGCTCTTGGCCAGGCTAAAGAAGAAGTTCTTCGCATGGGTAAGTTCGCATTAAAGGGACTTGAAGAAACGAATGAGTTTTTGAAAACAAAAAATACAAAGCATTCCGGGAATGCCTATCAGCTTGAGGAAGCCATCAATAATCTTGACCGCAAGATTACAGATTATCTGGTGGATCTTGCCACAAGCTCTCTATCTGAGCATGAGTCAGAAGAACACAGCATGTTGATCGACACTGTTCGGGATATTGAAAGAATCGGTGACCATTTTGAGAATATCATCGAACTTATTGAATACCAGCAGGCTAATAAAGTGAGAATGACAGACACAGCCATGGATGACCTGGAAACAATGTTTAACTTGACTGTCAGTACGGTCGAAGAGGCATTGCAGGCACTAGATCAGAAGAATCTTGATGCAGCCCGGGCTGTTGTAACAAAAGAAGATGAAATT
- a CDS encoding DUF1189 domain-containing protein: MMNLITQMAKSLYSPKDIAITRFQGIGKTILFVFLLTLLSILPVIFYMFTAISGAIDSAKQVVSNDLPPFSIEEGVLKSDIKAPITLKRDLYTIIFDPTGAVEEKDMKNMETTIGMLEHEVVLSAGGQTHTVPYSLFSTGNLSKEDVQSLIETAESSLPVMLGLLFIIIFVFSAGMKFIEVSILALFGLLLKNLAERKLQYRHLWRMSAYSTTLPTLFFTLMAFLKTTVPFSFAINWFVASMILLLAIKEIPTVQKNEEI; the protein is encoded by the coding sequence ATGATGAATCTTATTACCCAAATGGCAAAAAGCCTGTATTCACCTAAAGATATTGCGATTACCCGCTTTCAGGGCATCGGAAAAACCATTCTATTTGTTTTCTTATTAACGTTACTATCCATTCTGCCAGTTATTTTTTATATGTTTACTGCCATTTCTGGAGCAATTGACTCGGCAAAGCAAGTTGTCTCAAATGACCTGCCTCCCTTTTCCATAGAGGAAGGCGTGCTAAAATCGGATATTAAGGCGCCGATCACCTTGAAAAGAGATCTTTACACGATTATTTTCGATCCAACGGGCGCCGTAGAGGAAAAGGATATGAAAAATATGGAGACTACTATCGGAATGCTGGAGCATGAGGTTGTCCTTAGTGCGGGCGGCCAAACCCATACGGTGCCCTATTCCCTTTTCTCGACTGGGAACTTATCCAAAGAGGATGTTCAATCCCTCATTGAAACGGCGGAATCTTCTCTCCCAGTCATGCTCGGATTACTGTTTATCATCATTTTTGTCTTTTCTGCAGGAATGAAATTCATAGAGGTCTCGATACTTGCACTTTTCGGTTTACTATTAAAAAACCTTGCCGAAAGGAAACTTCAATACAGACATTTATGGAGAATGTCTGCCTATAGTACAACTCTCCCTACTCTATTTTTTACATTGATGGCATTCCTTAAAACGACGGTGCCATTTAGTTTTGCGATTAACTGGTTTGTAGCATCGATGATTCTTCTATTAGCTATAAAGGAAATACCAACTGTACAGAAGAATGAAGAGATTTAA
- a CDS encoding LysM domain-containing protein, with amino-acid sequence MKKLAGFLVFLVLAYAIYNDLSIGTLPAARTSEPVLVEAESEEAGSQAEEKIPYFEHEVKPGDTVLSVLDSNSKKPLAIPVSQAVEDFKQLNGGTDPQKIKFGNTYKFPDYSSRN; translated from the coding sequence ATGAAAAAATTGGCAGGATTCCTGGTTTTCCTGGTATTAGCATATGCGATTTATAATGATTTAAGCATAGGAACGCTTCCCGCAGCGAGAACGTCAGAACCAGTTTTAGTAGAAGCGGAATCGGAAGAAGCAGGAAGCCAGGCTGAGGAGAAGATTCCTTATTTCGAGCATGAAGTCAAGCCTGGCGATACAGTACTGTCTGTCCTCGACAGCAATTCCAAAAAACCTCTCGCAATCCCGGTTTCCCAAGCGGTAGAAGACTTTAAACAGCTTAATGGAGGGACAGATCCCCAAAAAATCAAATTTGGCAATACCTATAAATTCCCGGATTACAGCAGTCGAAATTAA